The following are encoded in a window of Mustela nigripes isolate SB6536 chromosome 3, MUSNIG.SB6536, whole genome shotgun sequence genomic DNA:
- the VXN gene encoding vexin gives MHQIYSCSDENIEVFTTVIPSKVSSPARRRVKSSQHLLTKNVVIESDLYTPRPLELLPHRSDRRDGEGRRSGRLHSARPQGPHLAKAPARPVGSLEPKSSNLCGNRAYGKSLIPPVARISVKAPSVLEAAATASEKGAVLTRGSRHLKKMTEEYPTLPQGAEASLPLTGSASCGVPSLLRKMWTRHKKKAEYVGATNCAFEAD, from the exons ATGCATCAGATTTACAGCTGCAGTGATGAAAATATAGAAGTTTTCACCACCGTGATCCCTTCCAAGG tgTCCAGTCCAGCCAGAAGAAGAGTCAAAAGCTCTCAACACCTCTTGACCAAGAAT GTGGTGATCGAGTCGGACCTCTACACGCCGCGGCCCCTGGAGCTGCTGCCGCACCGCAGCGACCGCCGCGACGGCGAGGGTCGCAGGTCCGGCCGGCTCCACAGCGCGCGGCCGCAGGGACCCCACCTTGCCAAGGCCCCGGCCAGACCCG TGGGGAGTTTGGAACCCAAATCTTCCAATCTGTGTGGGAATCGAGCATATGGAAAGTCTTTG ATTCCTCCGGTGGCCCGGATCTCAGTGAAAGCCCCCAGCGTGCTCGAGGCGGCGGCCACAGCCTCAGAGAAGGGAGCTGTTCTGACGCGAGG ATCCAGACATCTCAAGAAGATGACTGAAGAGTATCCGACCCTGCCCCAGGGAGCAGAAGCCTCCCTACCGCTGACAGGAAGTGCTTCCTGCGGGGTCCCTAGCCTCCTCCGGAAAATGTGGACAAGGCACAAGAAGAAGGCTGAATATGTGGGTGCTACCAACTGTGCCTTTGAGGCTGACTAA